CTGAGCCATCCGGATCCTCTTGTCGTCGCCGTTGCTGATGGGACCGTGCCGCTTGATTTGCGAGAAAGGCTGGACCTTGGTTTGGTCACTTACGTGGTCGGGCCCCAGTCCACAATGAGCGATGTCAAACCAGGTTGGACGCTGGCGGACACCGCTGACGTGAGTATTCGAGCGAGCGCGCTCATGACGGAGTTGTAGATGAAGGTTCTTGACCCGGGTCAGGGAGTCGTACTCCCGCAGGCCATGTGGCTCTGCTACTCGACGATCGCCAAGGCCTCCGGCCTCGCCGCCGAGGAGGTCTTCAGCCTTGTCCTGCCGCAGGAGTTGCGATCGCAGGCGCCGTCGGATGGGGCGCATGCCAAGCAGGCCCTGTCTGCGCTGGTTGAGTTCGGGCTCGTGTCCTCGGACGATGGCCTGCTTAGCGCTGAAACATTGGACGCTGCGGGATTCCTACGCCGACTGCGCTACCAGGTAGTACGCCCCCCAGCGGACGTGTCTGAGTCCTTCGACGGGGCATCGGACCTTCGTTCAGGACTTATCTGGTTGATGACACAAAGCCCCTTGGTGCCGCTGCACTGGAAGAGCAACGTGCAGGTGGCCATGCCGCCTGGTCTGTTCACAAACGACACGCGATGGAACAACTTCCCCACGTGGGCAACAACGCTTGGCTTCGCCCGCCCCGCGCTTCGGGCCCTTGTGCCGGCAGATGCAGCCAACAGGGCACACCTGGTGGCAGATCCGACAGAGGCGATTCTCGATGTCATCGCACACCCGTCCTCCGAACGACTGCCCACTGGCGTCCAGATTCCGGTGGCGTCCTTCATGGCCTTCTTGAGACGAGAGCTCCCTGTTCTGCCGGGCCACCCCTCAGCGACCTATGAGGGAATAGAGAGCGATCCTCAGGATCAGCTTGCGGCCGTCGGACTGGCTCTCAACAGCGCCGAGGCGCGAGGTGTTCTCACAATGGGTTACCAGTCGGACCCGACCGGCGTTTTGGCCCTGCCGGACAGCGGGCGGAAGGCAGGCGCCAGGTACGTCTCAACCATTCAGATTGAGGCAGGCAAGTGAGCACTCTTCCGATTGGCTTCACCTGTTGGCAGGCAGAGTCGGTTGCTGCCACCATCCCAACGGAGGCGGCAACCCCCTCCGATCAGGTCCTGCTGGCAACCCACTCGCCGCTGCGCATCCGGCGCGAAGGTGCGACGACTCAAAAGCAAGCCGAATTCGTCTCCGAGCACGATGTCGTGAGGGAGTTCCTGACCTCGACGCCGAACGCCGGCGTGCTGATTGCGCCTGTTCTCGGCGAGTCCGGGGCCGGCAAGTCGCACCTCGTACGGTGGGCCAACGCAAACATTCCCCGCGTCGGGGGTCGGCACGTCATCTACCTGCAGAAGACGCAGACCAGCCTTCGGGACGTTGTCGAGCAACTCCTGAGCGGCAAGACCGGGCCAGCCTTCGACGAGATTCGTCGGCAGGTTTCGGGTCTCGGCACTGCTATCTCCATCGAGGAGATGGAACGAAAGATCCTGGCCGAGCTCGCTGAAGCGCTTCGCTCACGCGAGCCCCAGGGGTTTCTCGACAAGCCACTGGTCGGGGAGCGAGGACTAGCCCTGCTCTTCCTTGACCCACTCTTCCGAGAGCACCTGCTGCGTCCCGGGTCATTCATCAACAGACGTGCGGTACACGCGCTCAACGGTCGTGATCCCGATGAGCCTGATGTCCCGCTGGAGTTCACGGTTGACGAACTTCCGCTGGACATCACCGACGTCGCCAATCTGGCCGACGCATCGAGGGCTGCTCAGAACCTGTTCAAGCAGGTCGTAGTCAACACAGACATGCAACTTGAGGCCGTCAGGATTCTGAACGACTCCCTCGACCTCGCAGTCATGAAGGCCGCCAATCTGGGTGTCGGGAACGTCAACCGAGCCTTTATGAAGCTCCGTGAAGAGTTGGTCGGCGAAGAGATCGTGCTCCTGATCGAGGACGTCGCGCTGATCCAGGGTGTCAGACGCGACCTACTGGACGCGATTCACGAGTCCAGCATTGTTCAGGGGCAGGAGAAGTACGCGACGGTGCGGACGCTCCTTGCGGTTACACCGTCGTACTACAGAGAGAACCTGCCCGAGACGTTTCGAACTCGCGCAGAGGCAAGTTCGCCGAGTTACGTCGTTGACGTGCAGATTGACGGCGCCAAGACGAACGACGCGGACCTTGTCGACTTCGTTGGTCGCTACCTGAACGCGGCTCGGCTCGGTAAAGATGTCCTTGAGGCAGAGATGTCTGCTAACAAGGCCGCTCCCAACGCCTGTGACGCCTGCCCGTTCAGCGACTCCTGCCACAGCACTTTCGGTACTTCCGAGGCCGGGCACGGTCTGTACCCCTACAACGAACCCGCGGTGCTGCGCGCGGTGCGCGCATGCGTCGACCCGGACAACCCGCAACTCTTCAGCCCGCGGCGGGTCCTTGCCGGTGCTGTACGCGAGGTACTGATGGATGCCGCCGGGCAGTTGCCCCGTGGTGACTTTCCGCCGGGCCGACTCCTGGGCGAGCGAACTCGAACTGCCGGCCTTCCAGCGCTTCCACTCGCTGTTCGTCAGCGTCTGGAAGAGGACTACCCGAAGGACTTGGCGCCGCGGCTTGAGTCCATGCTCGCCTTCTGGGGGAAGGCCGGTACGCGGCCCATCCCAGACGCGGTCTTCACGACGTTTGGTCTTGACCCGATCGCCTCGGGCGATGGTTCGGATCTAGTCGAGGAGCCTGAGTCGACGGGCCGCGACGAGGCTGCGCGTCGGGCCACGGCGGACGGGTTGCCGAAATCCGTCCAGCGGCAACTCGAGGCTATCGAGGAATGGTCGGCAAAGGACAAGACGCTTCCTCAGGACATGGCGCGCGTCATCCGCTCCCTGGTCCGCGAGGCCGTCCTCGCCCGCGTTGAGTGGTTCGATCCGGTCATTAAGTCTCCGGATACCGAAACCATCAAGCGAGCCGTGCCGGACAACGCGCGAAGCATCTCGATCGAAGGCGCGCAGGAAGGAATCGGTCAAGGCGTCGAACCGATTGTGCGGCTTAAGCGGACTGCCCGAAATGCGGTGCTACTTCAAGGCTTGATCCTGATCCAGTCCGGCTTTGCAGACCTCTCAGGAGATGCACTCGCGCGGCTCGACGCCTTGGCGGTGGGTGCAGTGCCCGCAGCCCGGGCGCGCATCCTCGCTGCAATGGAATACGACGAAGTTGCGATGGTCGCAGCCGCGCGTTCCCTCATCATTGGCGCACTTGCGTGCGGCCACATTGCATCGACGGCCCGTGATGTCGACCTAATTCGCGCGGTGGCGTGGCGCGGCGACATGGCCCGCGAGGACGTCGCCAGTCGTCACCCCCAGTGGGCCGACAGCCATCGGGGATACATGGCAGAGCGGGGCGCAGCCGTTGAGCGTTTCCTCGGTGGCATCGGCGCGGCACAGGGTGCCGGAGGCGTGCACGCGCTCGACAGCGTGCGCCTCACGAAGCTGGTGAAGGCCGCCAGATCCCAACTCGACGAACTTCCAACCTCGGTTCCCACTTGGTGCGCGGACGCCAACCGCAAACTCAGCATCCTGGTTCAGGTCGCGCCCGCCCAGATCTCTTACTGGTCGGACCTCGTTCGGCGTGTGCGGCGATTGCTTCCGGAATCCGAGTCATACATCGACACCGTTGACGCCGTTGTACTCGCTGCGCGCGAAGGCCAGGCCCAAGGCCTCGTCAAGGTCAAGGACCTTCCGGCGCTGGAGCAGGCGAATGAGGCCGCGCGCAGACTGGACGCACGAGGGTTGACCGAGGTCGAGAAGGCGCTTGCCGGTGCTACGGGCCAGGACGGGGTGGCCCTGGCGCGTCACCTCGGTCCATCAGTCGGGAGAGATCTGAAGCTCATCGCCGAGTATCTGGAAGAGACAGAACGCTGGGTCGAGTCCGGAATCAGCGACGCGGAGATTGATCCGGGCGCCAAGATCGATATCGACGAAGCAATCGACGGCCAAGTAACGCGCTGGCTGAACATCCTCTCGAACGGGGCAGAAAATGACTGAGCCGCAGCCTGTCGGCCTGCTCGTTCGGGCAAAACGACTTACGAGCCTGGCCCGACAGGCACGCGAAGGCGCCGAGGCCATCCAGGACCACACGCGGACTGAGACCGCCCTGGACAAACTCGACGGAGCGCTGAGCGAACTTGAGGCAGCGGTCAAGCTTGAGTCCAAGCTGGTCAACAGTGGCGTGACATCCGCGAGCGGATTAGACCTGACCAAAGCCCCGAAGGATCTGCAGAGGCACATCGCGAGCGTTGGGCGACCGAGCCCGCAACTGCTAACGGCTCGAGCAAACGACGCCGCCAAGGCCGCCCGTGCACTCTCGGATTCCGCAACCACGGCCTGGGCGACCTGGTCGCAAGCTCGACTCAACGCTCTGCCGATCGACCGCATGGCTCGGCTCGGGTTTGAGCGACGCGGCGTCGAATTGCGCGTCGAGTCCCTGAAACGCATCGCGGGCGCGCCTCCGACGGCCGACAACGTGGACACGTTCCTTGAGACCTACGAGGCGGTGTCGTCGCGTCTGGCGAAGGTGACCCCGGAGGGCCCGCTGGACGCCCTTCTGGCGAAGTTGCCGTGTCACCTCGACGAGCTCACAGACGATGAGTTGCGACTGTTGCGGGTCGAGCACCCTGACATCGGCGCACAGATCGTTCTGAGGGTCGAATGACTTCGGTGAACGAAGAGCGGCTGGGGGGCCTGCTCAGCCGACTGGAGGATCTCGAACTGCCCCTCCTCGCTTGGGGCGTGGTGGACGGCTTCCTGAGCGAAGACGACGTCATCAGGGCCATCGACGAACAACGGATTGTCGAGTTCGCCGCAGGCAGCACTGAGGTACCCTCCGCGGGGGAGTACCTCGAAGTCCTGGTGGACCGTGGACTTCTCTTCCGGCAGCCAACCGGCGATCTGCGCTATCGCACACGATTCGCCGAGACTCTTCGACTGCTCCGTCTGCTTCGCCAGTTGTGGCCCCCCAGGGACACCAATGCCGACGGTTGGTGGCGGTCATACGCCCCATTGGTTGCGGACTATCGCCTGCGGGTCTCGCCGCGGCGGTACCCGAAGCGCGAACTGGACGTCGATCAGGTAGCGACCACACTCCAGACGTCCGTGAGTTGGTCGACCGAGCAGGACGCGATGTTGCGACGCGTCGTGGGAACGTCGAAGCTCGCGCCATTCCAGTTCCGTGCGACGGAGTCTGTCCTCGCCGCCATCGCAGCGGAGCGGCCGACCGCGCGGATCGTGACCGCAGGGACTGGTTCCGGCAAAACCTTGGCTTTCTATCTTCCCGCGTTGCTCGATCTGGCAACCGGAGGTGGGAGGCGGCGGGGACCGCACACGTTGGCGCTGTACCCGCGCATTGAACTGCTTCGTGATCAGGCCCGCGAAGCGATGCTGGTTGGAGAGCGCGCGGGCTTGATCGGCGCGCAGACGCCTCGGCCGTTGCGAATTGCGCTGCTTTACGGATCGACGCCGCGCAACACCGACTTTCAGCGCGGGACGGTGAGGGGATGGAGTCGGAGTGCTGCTGGCTGGGTTTCGCCCTTCTTCCCGTGCCTCGAGGACAACTGCACTGGCGAACAGGTATGGCTCGATGCCGACCGAGCGTCAGGTATTGAACGGCTCGCCTGCGCGACGTGTGGACGTGCCACCGCAGATGGAGCGCTGGCCATCACTCGTGAATCGATCGTCAGTCTCCCGCCCGACATTCTCTTCAGCACAACGGAGATGCTGAGCAAGCAAGCCACATCGTCCAAACTGGGTCCGCTTCTTGGCTGGAAGGGACCCATCGGGATCCGACTCGTGTTGCTCGACGAGGCACACACGTACGCAGGTGTGCACGGAGCGCAGGTGGCGTACATGTTGCGTCGATGGCGACATGCGCTCAGACAGTGGGGCCCGGACAGTCCGGTTGTGGTCGGACTGTCCGCAACCCTCCGAGATGCCGGCGAGTTCTTCTCGACGCTCACCGGCGTCGACCGCGGCGACGTCGAAGTTATCGCCCCGGCACCGAATGAACTTGCTCCCATCAGCCGTGACTACGGGGTGGTCCTCCGAGGCGATCCGCTATCCGGTGCCGCGCTGCTCTCCACAACCATTCAAGCGCTCATGCTTGTCGGGCGCATGATGGACCGGACTCCGCAGTTGTTCGGTTCGGTCGCATTCGCATTCACCGATGACCTGGATGTCATCAACCGTCTCTACGACAACCTGCGCGATGCCGAAGGCGCTTCGCCCCTCGGGCGTTCACGTGGCCAGGTGCTTGGCAGTCTGCGTGATCCGGGCCACCCGCACGCTGGCAAGCGGTACGACGACGGGCAGTCATGGGACCTTGCGAACCGTCTGGGGCGCATGGCTGGACCGCTGAGGATTGCCCGGACTTCGTCACAAGACAGTGGCGTTGATGGGTCCGCGGATGTGGTGGTGGCTACGTCTTCTCTTGAGGTCGGCTTCAACGATCCGCGGGTCGGAGTGGTGCTTCAACACAAGGCCCCGCGCGACATGGCGTCATTCCTTCAGAGAAGGGGCCGAGCAGGGCGTCGCCTGGAGATGCGGCCGCTGACGCTTGTCGTCCTGTCGGACTACGGGCGAGACCGTGCGGCATACCAGTCCTATGAACAGTTGCTGGAACCGGAACTTCGAGCTCGCGCGATTCCGGTCGGCAACCGCTTCGTGGTTAAGATCCAGGCCGCTCATGCCCTTCTCGACTGGATTGCTCGTGTGGGTTCCGTGGACGCGCGCTCGTTTGCGTCACCTCCGTGGTCGTCCCAAGTGCCGGACCCGTCGAGGGTGGTCAACCTTCTTCGCGACCTCCTAAATTCGGCATCGCGGCAGGACGAACTGAAGCTCCATGTGCAGCGGGCGTTGGCGGTCAGTCCGGACGAGGCGAACGCCGCGCTCTGGGAGGAACCCCGCTCGCTCATGCTGTCCGTCGTGCCGACCTTGCTTCGTCGACTTGAGAACAGTTGGCAGGCCCTTCCTGGATTGTCGGACGCCGGAGCCGTTGCCGGCCAGCCCCTGCCCGAGTTCCTCACGGGGACTCTCTTCGATTCGCTCAATACGCCGGATGTCATCCTCGCGATGCCCTCTGATTTCCGCTCGGGAGAACCGCAGACAATGGCGATCGGGCAAGCCATGAGGGAAGCGGTCCCCGGGCGGGTAAGCCGCAGATTCGGCCACGCCCACGCCTCACACCGGACTTGGCTGCCGATCCCCGACGTCGGCGACATACTCGAGCTTCGAGCCATTGTATCCAAGGGGCATGCGCTGGGGGAGTGGGCGGATCTCTCTGGCGAGCACTTCATCGTCGTTCGCCCACTGGAACTGCAGTTGTCGGCCCCGCCCCGCGACGTCGCAGACACGTCGTCCGCCCGCCCGATCTGGCGATCCGGTTTCTCCTTTACGCAGGCTTCGCTCCAGGAGATGGACGTTCCCACGCCATCTGCCTGGGCTGGGTTGATCTCACAGTTCGCGTTTGCGCTTCATGTTTCGGGCAGCCCTGTGACGGTTCGCCGGTTCTGCGTGGGGGCACACGGCGAGTTGGTCACGCAGGACGCCCGCGGCCCAGCCCGTAGAGCCCTCACCGTGCGCTACGCACACGAGGGGAAGCCTGCAGCACTCGGGTTCGAACTCGAGGCCGATGCACTCATCGTTGAGGGCTACGTACCGTCCTCGCGCGACCGCGGAGAACTCCTGAATTCGGCGGCTTGGCGCACGCTCTGCTTCCGCCGTCGCGTCCTGGAGGACTCGACGTTGGACGGGATCGCAAATCACTTCCAGCGCCGCTGGTTGGTCGAGGTGTATCTCTATGCCTATGCGCAACTGCGCCTCCGTGGGTCTTCGTCCGGGGACGCGACGGACGCGTTGCGCGGGGGCGTCTGGGCCGCCGATCTGGCTGCGTTCCTCGCCAGTGCATATCGGTCAGACGACCCTGCGCTGGTTTCGAATCAGCGCATCCTTAGCGACCTTGAGCATCTGTCTGGTCACGCCGACGTCCAGGCTGCGATTGAGGGGCATTCGTCCCTGCTGACGGACGCCCAGCTCGGGCACGAAACTGCCGACCTTTGGCGGCGGGCATTCGCAGACACACTTGCTGCGGCGTTGCTGGACGCCACGTTCGAGACCATTCCGGATGCTCAGGAGTCGGACCTCGTTGCCGACGTTGTTTTCGACAGCGAGCACTTGGACCGGTTCCAGGTCATTGTCTCGGAAACCTCTGTCGGCGGGCTCGGGGTGATGGAGGCCCTCAGCCGGTCATACGCAGTGGATCCGCGGCGCTTCTGGGAGGCCGTGGGACGTGCGGTTGGGAGGTCAGACGCGGAGGAAACCGATCGGTCCATGCGGATCGCCCTCGCACAGCTTGACGATCCGAGTTCACGGTTCACGACCGCTGTGGGCGATTTCAGAGCCGGCACCGATTCAGCATCTCTCGACATCGCGTTCTCGGAGCTTCGAGAGGCGTGGACGCAGTTCGACGGACCGCCGACGCATCTGGCCCTGTCCACGTTCGCTGCGCGCCTTCTCCGTCCTGGCGCTCGACCTCAAATCGATCGACGCGTGTCCTGGCTCGCGACCAAGTGGCTTGAGGTTGAAGCTGAGGTTGGCATTGAGGTTGACGCTCGAACGCTGGCGTACTTCGGTGCGTCCGGGCTACTTGGTGAATCGATCGCGCCGTTGAACTTGGATTCCGCATTCAGCATGCTGTGGCCCCGGGGCTACGACGCGCGAAACCAGCGTCTGCAGTACTGGCAGCCATTTAGGGATGACGTGCTGATTGAGCGACTGATCTTGGACGATGTTGTCCGTGACCGAGCGGTCGCGATCGACGTCACCAGCGCGGACTGGATGCAGGAGTACCGGACGGCCTTGTCCGCCGACGGACGCGTGCGACTTACCGCTCCGGACTCAGCCCGTTCTGGACTTGCCGTCGCGATCAGGACTTGTCTTGCAACTCCGATCGAGCGGACGGGTTTGCGTGTCTATCCCCGACTTGAAGGAGTCGACCGACGGTTCGGCCTTTGGAACGCACGCGTGGCGTTCGCGGAGGAGTTGCAATGACGGATCGGCTTCAGCGGACCGTGCGGACTCGGCCTCGAAACGGGCTGGCCATCGCCGACGTACTGGCGGGTGTCTTCGCATCCGAGTTGTGTTCACCAAGCCCAGAGCTGTGGCTGGTGAGCGGATGGGTCAGCGATGTCATGGTCCTCGATAACTCTTCGCGCCAGTTCGACGGCCTGATCGGGCACGATGCGGGTTCGAGTCTGACTCTGTCTGACGTCCTTCGCATCTTGGTATTGAAGGGAACCGACGTGCACGTGGCCCTCCGCGACGTCGACCACAACCACGACTTCCTCAGGCGACTCGGAAGCGAGCCAAGAATCCACACGTACCTGAGTGCGGATCTGCACGAGAAGATCCTGGTCGGCTGGGACTGGACGCTAAAGGGCTCCATGAACTTCACATGGAATGGCCTGCAGCGAAACGAGGAAAGCATCGATCTGCAGGTGGGACCCACTGTCGCTTCGACTCAGCGACTGGAGTTGCGAACTCGCTGGCTTGGCGGCGGCGAATGAATGACATCAGCGTGGATCAGTTGGTCCTGCAGTTCTTTTCTAGCCCAAACCTCGTGTGGCCAGGCATGGCCGCTGACCATCCCGCGGCCGAACGAATCACCGCGTTCCTTCGAGCCTTGGACTCTCGTGGAGAGTGCCCGTTGGTACTGCCGCGGCGAGACGTGGACGGCCAGCCGTCGACGGTCTATGTCGTCTGCTGGGATCACTCGCACGCGGGGCGCATGCGGCCACTGCTGCATGCTGCCGTCGCGGACTATCTCAGCCCATTCGATGGACGCGTTGCCTCCCTGATGGCCGCCGATCCTGTGGAAGCTGCCGTCCTTGCGATGGTTGGCTCGGGGACGACGTTCGTCTTGCGACCGACCACGCAGACCGAGGGCCGCCTGGTCGTGGCACTGAAGCGCCTGGTGCGTTCGCTTCAAGGTCGACCCCGTAGGAACCCGGTACTGCCGAGGCCCGTGGGTCGAATGCTGCGGGAGTTCGATCTGGCATTGGCCGCTGGTGCAACCGAGCAATCTGCCGCCGTTCTCCAAGAAATCGAGCGCGCGGGCGGGATCTCCCATGAGAACGTTGCCTTCCTCCAGATCCAGAGGTTGAGCCGTCTCGGTCGCGACCGTGAACTCCTCGCTCACGGGTCTATGCCGACCGTTGTTCACACTGAGCCGCCTCAGGCGGTTCGTGAAGCCATCCTCGCGGCGTGGGGACGCTGCAACCTCCGGGCTGACGGGGCGTTGGACCTCGACGGCGCAGCTTGGCGCCTAGCTAATGAACCCATCGACATCGCGATGTTGGTTGGGGAGGGCATTGCGACAAGTGCCGATGTCGATGCCTTGTCGGTGGCGGCGCTCGTTGCGTTGGCCCGAGACGATGCTCGACTGGGCCTTGCGCTTTATGCGAGCGACCAACTGCCAGACGAACTCAAGCTGCGCCTCGCAACGTTTGTGGCGACAGGGGCCGACGATGAGGCAGGCGCTCAAGACCGTGAGCAAAGTTCGCAGACAGAGACGAAGACCGCCCCGACATCGGAAACCGTTGCCGATGATGGAGTTGTATCAGTTGATTCTTGGTTCATGTGGCTCGAGGGGCTTGAGGACGGTGCCGCGACCGCTCCCGCTACGGAACTAGTCGAGGCATGGGAGCCGGCCTGGCGCGTTGACGCGCGACTGGCGCAGGCCATCGACGACCTCTCCGATCTCGCAACTGACGCGCTTCTGTCTGGAGTTGCAGCCTTCCTGGACACGGCTGACGCCGGCCACCCATCTCCTCGAACCGCAAGGGCGCTCGCAAGTCGGTATCTGATCGAGGAGCGCTTCGGGCCGGCCGACCTCGCGGCGCTTGCCGCCCTCGTTGCGATCTTCCTGAGTAGCGCCCCGGGTCGGGACGAGTACACGTCGCTCTTGGACGACATTGCGACCTTCGCCCCGCAGTGGAGTTCAGTGGCGTCCGCAGCACAGGCGCTAGACCTTGCCGACACGGTTGCTTGTGGTCCTCGAGGCGTCCCCGAGGCACAGGCTCAGTTCATCTCCACTGTTCTGGCACCCCTCAACGCTCAGCGTCAGCGTCTGACCAGCGGTCTTCGGTCGCTCGCCTCGATGATCACCACCGATGTGGGACTTGACTGGGACTGGACGGTCGCCGACGTCGGCGAGGCGAGCAACCCCGCTCAGCTACCTTCGGGACTGATCGTCCTGATCTACAGCCTGGATGCTGGAACGCTTGCAAGGGTCGCGGCGTCCCTCGCCGAGCAGTACCCGACGATCACAGTTCACCAGTCGTCGGACAAGGTGGGCACGCCCGCGCTCCGTCAACACAGTCGCAATGCCGACCTCATTGCGATTGCAACGGGCCGCGCGGCCCACGCAGCGACAGGCTTTATCACAGACAATGCGCGAGGCCGGATCTGCTACCCCGACGGGTGCGGATCCGCGTCGATGTTGCGGGTCATTGAATCTGGTCTCGACGAATTGCGCGCGACGAGCTAAACCTCACTTCTTGAGGGCGCGGAGCAGGTGGCTTGTGAGGACCTTGACGTCGTTTGGAGTGTTCTGGATACCGTTCCATCGACGAACCTGCTCCTCGCCGAAGTCCCACGTGCCGCTGGTCCACGCACAGTGCTCGCCGAGGCGTCCCAGCGTCTTCTCGAGGTTCATACCCGCGAGTTCTGCCGTTGGCACCCCATCGGTCAGCGCGTCCATCACGTAACCCATGGCCTGAATGCCGGCACCGTGCGTAAGCCGCGACTTGGTGGGCGCGAGATCCCAGGCCTCGGGGAACGCCAACTGCACAATCGTCCAGAAGTAGTTCAGATGGAGGACCATTTGGTCGACGTCGCCGGTGCCATCGTCGGGATTGCGATACTGGTACAGCGCTCCGTCGTAGAGGCTGTTTTCGATCATCTTGAGGACGCTGTTGTCCTTGATGTAACCCTCCGCCATTGTCGGCGTGGCGATGCGCCCGGCGAACGGCGCGCCCGCGGCCCGGTTTCCGAAGTTGAGTCGTGCTAGGACCTCGGCGGGGAGTTGCTTACGGGCGTATGCGGTGGGGAGGTGACCCATCGTGTCAGGAAGCAATTCGTGGATCAGACCCTTCGGCAGGGGCTTGGTGTTATTCACCAGGATGAACTGGCTGCGCTGCTCGGCCTCGCCACGCGCGATGAAGGCAACCGCGGCGACCCCAAACTCTGCGAGGTCTGCGTCGCGGATCGCGGCGCTTCGCTGCTGGCCGTCTACCAGCCAGGCCGGCTTCTGGTCTTCGGGCAGTGACTCGTCGATGGGAATCACGAGTTCGCCAGCCGTCACGTAGTCGACTTGGCTCACCATGCCCGAGGCCTCGAAGTTGACGCGCTCGTCGAACGCAACGACGACGGCGTTCGGCAGCATCGCGCCGTCCGACTCCAAGTAGCGCCGGATGGCCTTAATGTGGCTCAAGACCTCCGGGCGTTGGTAGCCCTGCAGGGTGACATCGTCGCGGTGAACCCGACTGACGGTTGCGAAATCGTGGATGCGCTTGCCGTCCACGCCGAACGTGTAGATGAACTGTGGACCCTGCCTGATTCGCAGAGCGGGCAGTCGCAGTTCGTAGCGGTCAGCCATTGGTACTCCTGTGAGACTTCAGTTGCGCCATCTTCGTGGCGAGTACG
This sequence is a window from Nocardioides sp. S5. Protein-coding genes within it:
- the dpdH gene encoding protein DpdH; this encodes MSTLPIGFTCWQAESVAATIPTEAATPSDQVLLATHSPLRIRREGATTQKQAEFVSEHDVVREFLTSTPNAGVLIAPVLGESGAGKSHLVRWANANIPRVGGRHVIYLQKTQTSLRDVVEQLLSGKTGPAFDEIRRQVSGLGTAISIEEMERKILAELAEALRSREPQGFLDKPLVGERGLALLFLDPLFREHLLRPGSFINRRAVHALNGRDPDEPDVPLEFTVDELPLDITDVANLADASRAAQNLFKQVVVNTDMQLEAVRILNDSLDLAVMKAANLGVGNVNRAFMKLREELVGEEIVLLIEDVALIQGVRRDLLDAIHESSIVQGQEKYATVRTLLAVTPSYYRENLPETFRTRAEASSPSYVVDVQIDGAKTNDADLVDFVGRYLNAARLGKDVLEAEMSANKAAPNACDACPFSDSCHSTFGTSEAGHGLYPYNEPAVLRAVRACVDPDNPQLFSPRRVLAGAVREVLMDAAGQLPRGDFPPGRLLGERTRTAGLPALPLAVRQRLEEDYPKDLAPRLESMLAFWGKAGTRPIPDAVFTTFGLDPIASGDGSDLVEEPESTGRDEAARRATADGLPKSVQRQLEAIEEWSAKDKTLPQDMARVIRSLVREAVLARVEWFDPVIKSPDTETIKRAVPDNARSISIEGAQEGIGQGVEPIVRLKRTARNAVLLQGLILIQSGFADLSGDALARLDALAVGAVPAARARILAAMEYDEVAMVAAARSLIIGALACGHIASTARDVDLIRAVAWRGDMAREDVASRHPQWADSHRGYMAERGAAVERFLGGIGAAQGAGGVHALDSVRLTKLVKAARSQLDELPTSVPTWCADANRKLSILVQVAPAQISYWSDLVRRVRRLLPESESYIDTVDAVVLAAREGQAQGLVKVKDLPALEQANEAARRLDARGLTEVEKALAGATGQDGVALARHLGPSVGRDLKLIAEYLEETERWVESGISDAEIDPGAKIDIDEAIDGQVTRWLNILSNGAEND
- the dpdK gene encoding phospholipase D-like domain-containing protein DpdK, with translation MTDRLQRTVRTRPRNGLAIADVLAGVFASELCSPSPELWLVSGWVSDVMVLDNSSRQFDGLIGHDAGSSLTLSDVLRILVLKGTDVHVALRDVDHNHDFLRRLGSEPRIHTYLSADLHEKILVGWDWTLKGSMNFTWNGLQRNEESIDLQVGPTVASTQRLELRTRWLGGGE
- the dpdJ gene encoding protein DpdJ, coding for MNEERLGGLLSRLEDLELPLLAWGVVDGFLSEDDVIRAIDEQRIVEFAAGSTEVPSAGEYLEVLVDRGLLFRQPTGDLRYRTRFAETLRLLRLLRQLWPPRDTNADGWWRSYAPLVADYRLRVSPRRYPKRELDVDQVATTLQTSVSWSTEQDAMLRRVVGTSKLAPFQFRATESVLAAIAAERPTARIVTAGTGSGKTLAFYLPALLDLATGGGRRRGPHTLALYPRIELLRDQAREAMLVGERAGLIGAQTPRPLRIALLYGSTPRNTDFQRGTVRGWSRSAAGWVSPFFPCLEDNCTGEQVWLDADRASGIERLACATCGRATADGALAITRESIVSLPPDILFSTTEMLSKQATSSKLGPLLGWKGPIGIRLVLLDEAHTYAGVHGAQVAYMLRRWRHALRQWGPDSPVVVGLSATLRDAGEFFSTLTGVDRGDVEVIAPAPNELAPISRDYGVVLRGDPLSGAALLSTTIQALMLVGRMMDRTPQLFGSVAFAFTDDLDVINRLYDNLRDAEGASPLGRSRGQVLGSLRDPGHPHAGKRYDDGQSWDLANRLGRMAGPLRIARTSSQDSGVDGSADVVVATSSLEVGFNDPRVGVVLQHKAPRDMASFLQRRGRAGRRLEMRPLTLVVLSDYGRDRAAYQSYEQLLEPELRARAIPVGNRFVVKIQAAHALLDWIARVGSVDARSFASPPWSSQVPDPSRVVNLLRDLLNSASRQDELKLHVQRALAVSPDEANAALWEEPRSLMLSVVPTLLRRLENSWQALPGLSDAGAVAGQPLPEFLTGTLFDSLNTPDVILAMPSDFRSGEPQTMAIGQAMREAVPGRVSRRFGHAHASHRTWLPIPDVGDILELRAIVSKGHALGEWADLSGEHFIVVRPLELQLSAPPRDVADTSSARPIWRSGFSFTQASLQEMDVPTPSAWAGLISQFAFALHVSGSPVTVRRFCVGAHGELVTQDARGPARRALTVRYAHEGKPAALGFELEADALIVEGYVPSSRDRGELLNSAAWRTLCFRRRVLEDSTLDGIANHFQRRWLVEVYLYAYAQLRLRGSSSGDATDALRGGVWAADLAAFLASAYRSDDPALVSNQRILSDLEHLSGHADVQAAIEGHSSLLTDAQLGHETADLWRRAFADTLAAALLDATFETIPDAQESDLVADVVFDSEHLDRFQVIVSETSVGGLGVMEALSRSYAVDPRRFWEAVGRAVGRSDAEETDRSMRIALAQLDDPSSRFTTAVGDFRAGTDSASLDIAFSELREAWTQFDGPPTHLALSTFAARLLRPGARPQIDRRVSWLATKWLEVEAEVGIEVDARTLAYFGASGLLGESIAPLNLDSAFSMLWPRGYDARNQRLQYWQPFRDDVLIERLILDDVVRDRAVAIDVTSADWMQEYRTALSADGRVRLTAPDSARSGLAVAIRTCLATPIERTGLRVYPRLEGVDRRFGLWNARVAFAEELQ